The Vitis vinifera cultivar Pinot Noir 40024 chromosome 12, ASM3070453v1 genome has a segment encoding these proteins:
- the LOC132254742 gene encoding threonine--tRNA ligase, chloroplastic/mitochondrial 2-like, whose translation MPTTGSSLGYFPRLPTLVPWPGPQVTLCNRKAVELESVAGAYWRGDEKKQMLQRIYGTAWENEEQLKAYLHFKEEAKRRDHRRLGIDLDLFSIQDEAGGGLVFWHPKGAIVRHIIEDSWKKIHIEHGYDLLYTPHVARADLWKTSGHLDFYRENMYSQITIEDELYQLRPMNCPYHILIYKRKLHSYRDFPIRVAELGTVYRYELSGSLHGLFRVRGFTQDDAHIFCLEDQIKDEIRGVLDLIEEILLQFGFSKYEVNLSTRPEKAVGADDIWEKATSALRDALDDKGWSYRIDEGGGAFYGPKIDLKIEDALGRKWQCSTIPASY comes from the exons ATGCCAACCACAGGTTCTTCATTGGGGTACTTTCCCAGACTTCCCACGCTGGTGCCATGGCCAGGTCCGCAGGTTACTCTTTGCAACAGGAAAGCTGTTGAACTTGAATCCGTTGCTGGTGCTTACTGGAGAGGGGATGAGAAGAAACAGATGCTGCAGAGAATCTATGGCACAGCATGGGAGAATGAGGAACAATTGAAAGCATATCTTCACTTCAAAGAGGAGGCGAAACGCCGGGATCACAGACGCCTTGGAATAGATCTTGACCTGTTCTCTATACAG GATGAAGCTGGTGGAGGTCTAGTGTTCTGGCATCCAAAGGGTGCCATTGTTAGGCATATTATAGAAGATTCAtggaaaaaaatacatatagaACATGGCTATGATCTGCTGTATACTCCACATGTTGCTAGGGCTGATTTATGGAAGACCAGTGGCCATTTGGATTTCTACAGAGAGAATATGTACAGTCAGATAACAATTGAGGATGAACTCTATCAACTCCGACCAATGAACTGTCCATACCATATTTTGATTTACAAGAGGAAGCTACACTCCTATCGAGATTTCCCAATCAGGGTTGCAGAGCTGGGAACAGTGTACAGATATGAGCTATCCGGAAGCTTGCATGGCCTTTTTCGTGTAAGAGGTTTCACACAG GATGATGCACATATATTTTGCTTAGAAGATCAAATCAAGGATGAAATCCGGGGAGTCCTTGATCTCATTGAAGAAATATTACTACAATTTGGTTTTAGCAAGTATGAGGTGAACCTCTCAACCAGGCCAGAGAAAGCTGTGGGAGCTGATGATATATGGGAAAAAGCAACATCTGCACTTAGAGATGCTTTGGATGATAAGGGGTGGAGCTATCgaattgatgaaggtggtggtGCCTTTTATGGTCCTAAGATTGATCTCAAGATTGAGGATGCTCTTGGAAGGAAGTGGCAGTGCTCAACTATACCGGCAagttattaa
- the LOC109123473 gene encoding exopolygalacturonase-like, with amino-acid sequence MKLNIAAISLLLLLTSVAEVSGDTYFDVTKYGAQADGKTDISQALLTAWEAACASPIASRVVIPAGIYALGQVTIEGPCKAPINLIVKGTVRAPVDTSRFKPQAGWVAFQHLDQFTLSGYGVFDGQGQSVWGQKCSRTKYCHQLPINLRFNFLTNSIIKDITSKDSKQFHINVLGCRNITFFQVAITAPEDSQNTDGIHIGRSRGVNITHSTIQTGDDCVSIGDGSEQIDITKVNCGPGHGISVGSLGLYKNEAPVIGIRVKNCTLSDTTNGVRVKTWPSSPQGTATEMHFHDIVMNNVSNPIIIDQEYCPHNQCNLQIPSRVKLSNISFKNIRGTTSTELAVNLVCSKGAPCQKVELGNIDLKYTGPEGTASSQCKNVEATLWGTQQPKTCAQAA; translated from the exons ATGAAGTTGAATATCGCAGCAATCTCTCTTCTGTTATTGCTAACATCTGTCGCAGAAGTGTCTGGTGATACATATTTTGATGTTACCAAATATGGTGCCCAGGCTGATGGAAAGACCGATATTAGCCAG GCCTTACTTACAGCTTGGGAAGCCGCCTGTGCCTCGCCTATTGCAAGTAGAGTTGTGATCCCAGCTGGGATATACGCCTTAGGCCAAGTAACCATTGAAGGCCCTTGCAAGGCTCCTATCAATCTCATTGTCAAAGGCACTGTGAGGGCCCCAGTGGATACCAGCAGGTTCAAACCTCAAGCTGGTTGGGTTGCTTTCCAACACCTTGACCAGTTCACGTTGTCCGGCTATGGGGTTTTTGATGGCCAAGGACAATCTGTATGGGGTCAAAAATGTTCCAGAACCAAATATTGCCACCAGCTTCCTATC AATCTGAGGTTCAATTTCCTAACCAACAGCATCATCAAGGACATAACTTCAAAGGACAGCAAACAGTTCCATATAAATGTATTGGGGTGCAGGAACATAACTTTCTTCCAAGTTGCAATCACTGCACCAGAAGATAGCCAAAACACAGATGGAATTCACATTGGACGGTCGAGGGGGGTCAATATTACTCATTCAACCATACAAACGGGAGATGACTGTGTCTCCATTGGTGATGGCAGTGAACAAATTGACATCACGAAAGTAAACTGTGGACCTGGCCATGGCATCAGTGTGGGAAGTCTAGGATTGTACAAAAATGAAGCACCTGTGATTGGCATTAGGGTCAAGAACTGCACCCTCTCCGACACCACGAATGGTGTCAGGGTAAAAACATGGCCTTCTTCCCCTCAAGGCACTGCAACTGAAATGCATTTTCATGACATTGTCATGAATAATGTTTCCAATCCTATAATCATAGATCAAGAGTACTGCCCTCATAACCAATGCAACTTACAG ATTCCATCGCGCGTTAAGCTCAGCAATATTAGCTTCAAGAACATCCGGGGCACAACCTCAACTGAGCTTGCTGTCAATCTTGTTTGTAGCAAGGGAGCGCCATGCCAAAAGGTGGAGCTTGGTAACATCGACTTGAAATACACAGGACCCGAAGGCACTGCCTCTTCCCAATGTAAGAACGTTGAGGCAACTCTATGGGGCACACAACAGCCAAAGACTTGTGCCCAAGCTGCTTAA